A genomic segment from Malus domestica chromosome 05, GDT2T_hap1 encodes:
- the LOC114825240 gene encoding LOB domain-containing protein CRL1-like yields the protein MTGSGSPCGACKFLRRKCIRGCIFAPYFCHEQGATHFAAIHKVFGASNVAKLLAQLPLSDRCRAALTISYEAQARVQDPIYGCVSHIFSLQQQVISLEAQLASVKEQAAKGYSSSNFQGWHQSENSNILMPQSVINESMTPLYSGNKNPNSFGANANFMIPEVLDDMYGDPSNSMCSLDMQMSNMSWGFDQDHD from the exons ATGACAGGTTCTGGTTCTCCTTGTGGAGCCTGCAAGTTCTTGAGAAGAAAATGTATTAGGGGTTGCATTTTTGCACCTTACTTCTGCCATGAACAAGGCGCCACCCACTTCGCGGCCATCCACAAGGTTTTCGGGGCAAGCAATGTGGCGAAATTGCTTGCTCAACTCCCCTTGAGTGATCGATGCAGAGCCGCGCTTACAATCTCATACGAAGCTCAAGCTAGGGTTCAAGATCCTATTTATGGCTGTGTTTCCCATATTTTTTCTCTCCAACAACAG GTTATCAGTTTAGAAGCACAACTAGCTTCAGTCAAGGAACAAGCAGCTAAAGGCTACTCCAGCAGTAACTTCCAAGGTTGGCATCAGTCGGAAAATTCCAACATACTGATGCCACAAAGTGTGATTAATGAATCAATGACACCATTATACTCCGGAAACAAGAATCCTAACTCTTTCGGGGCAAACGCAAATTTCATGATTCCAGAAGTACTTGATGACATGTACGGAGATCCTTCTAATTCCATGTGCTCATTAGACATGCAGATGAGCAATATGTCATGGGGTTTTGATCAAGATCATGACTGA
- the LOC108174283 gene encoding uncharacterized protein isoform X2 produces the protein MEFAKRFSKRLFHSLYFTQSCVKREEFYQRFVYSYVNRFQSQHSKAEKGGESDTSKKLKAVVPPQAADGISSYSSEDEGLVDGKEKRLELAWLPRVLEPALQLCRWALPTPAGNGVGNKTPSTTRSVSEIIANIQRSKIGIEDWSLSDLTIGLFLIYLRQASVNPFEDVNGVQVSSDSMVQDLIYHSELAKGSYKDNTAALARNTMLRESNVLKFVKDSSVMRPGYYIGIDPRKKLVILGIRGTHTVYDLITDVVSSSDDEVTFEGYSTHFGTAEAARWFLSHEMGNIRKCLEKYKGFKLRLVGHSLGGSTAALLAIMLRKMSVKELGFNPEIVSAVGYATPPCVSKELAESCSSYVTTVVMQDDIIPRLSPASLTRLRSEILKTDWMSVIEKEDWKSVIDLVTNAKQVVSSVQDVARKLSDYAKFGSSKHSSDGPIIKKIPTPPGVPLNEREVTENAGAIKSGGAACKVPEELFVPGTVYCLKRNVDARTSSGGSRREYFTLWKRHPGEHFQRIVLSSNIITDHKCVSHYYALRDVLKGLPASDDEDEFS, from the exons ATGGAATTCGCTAAGCGTTTCTCCAAGCGGCTCTTCCACAGCTTGT ATTTTACGCAAAGCTGTGTGAAGAGGGAGGAATTTTACCAGCGGTTTGTATACAGCTACGTGAATCGGTTTCAATCGCAGCACTCGAAGGCAGAGAAAGGAGGAGAATCGGACACATCGAAAAAGCTGAAAGCTGTTGTTCCTCCGCAAGCTGCTGATGGCATTAGCAGCTATTCGAGTGAGGATGAAGGTTTGGTGGATGGTAAGGAGAAAAGGTTGGAGCTTGCTTGGCTGCCCAGAGTTCTCGAGCCAGCTCTTCAATTGTGCAGGTGGGCTCTGCCAACCCCAGCAG GAAATGGAGTGGGAAACAAAACCCCATCCACAACTCGATCAGTCTCAGAGATCATTGCAAACATCCAACGGAGTAAGATAGGAATTGAGGATTGGAGTTTGAGTGATCTCACCATTGGTTTGTTTCTTATTTATCTTCGTCAAGCTTCTGTAAATCCGTTTGAGGATGTTAATGGTGTTCAGGTCTCCTCAGATTCAATG GTGCAAGATCTCATCTACCACTCTGAGTTAGCGAAAGGTTCTTATAAGGATAATACTGCAGCTCTTGCAAGGAACACCATGCTTCGTGAAAGCAATGTCTTGAAATTTGTCAAAGATTCCAGTGTCATGAGGCCTGGATATTATATAGGGATAGATCCTCGTAAAAAACTTGTGATTTTAGGAATCCGTGGTACTCATACTGTATATGACCTTATAACTGATGTTGTTTCTTCAAGCGATGATGAAGTCACGTTTGAGGGTTATTCAACCCATTTTGGCACTGCGGAAGCTGCTCGCTGGTTTCTTAGTCACGAGATGGGAAATATAAGGAAGTGCTTGGAGAAATATAAG GGATTTAAGTTAAGACTAGTTGGTCATTCTCTCGGAGGTTCTACAGCTGCTTTACTTGCAATAATGCTCCGTAAAATGTCAGTTAAGGAGCTGGGGTTCAACCCAGAGATTGTCTCTGCCGTGGGGTATGCAACGCCACCTTGTGTCTCCAAAGAACTTGCTGAAAGCTGCTCCAGTTATGTCACAACTGTTGTGATGCAG GATGATATTATACCTAGGCTAAGTCCAGCATCTCTAACGAGGTTGAGGAGTGAAATTCTTAAAACCGATTG GATGAGTGTGATTGAGAAGGAAGATTGGAAAAGTGTCATAGATTTGGTTACAAATGCAAAGCAGGTTGTGTCTTCGGTGCAAGATGTTGCTCGGAAGCTTTCTGATTATGCAAAGTTTGGGAGCAGTAAACATTCTTCTG ATGGTCCCATCATAAAGAAAATTCCTACTCCTCCCGGGGTCCCTTTAAATGAAAGAGAAGTAACAGAAAATGCTGGTGCTATTAAAAGTGGAGGAGCTGCCTGTAAAGTGCCTGAGGAATTATTTGTACCAGGTACCGTCTACTGCCTAAAGAGGAATGTGGATGCTCGTACCAGCAGCGGCGGCAGCAGAAGGGAGTATTTTACACTTTGGAAGAGGCATCCGGGTGAGCATTTTCAGAGGATTGTGCTTTCAAGCAACATAATAACTGACCACAAGTGTGTGAGCCATTACTATGCATTAAGAGATGTTCTCAAAGGTTTGCCGGCCTCCGATGATGAAGACGAATTTTCTTAA
- the LOC114825241 gene encoding LOB domain-containing protein 29-like, translating into MTGSGSPCGACKFLRRKCVRGCIFAPYFCHEQGATHFSAIHKVFGASNASKLLAHLPVGDRCEAAMTISYEAQARLQDPIYGCVSHIFSLQQQVVSLQAQLDSLKDQAAQSFLKGSAVANPNEKFYGKAPSHTEVHSWFHELESSSNTFPQFNSNQTNDAGTTSYYENGMMNSNNSVNGSHENSVNIPDENVSSYGSFEEGTSHSMSSFDVQTNFNKQWGFHDANELQSVAFSYIDQHS; encoded by the exons ATGACTGGTTCTGGTTCTCCTTGCGGAGCCTGCAAGTTCTTGAGAAGAAAATGTGTAAGAGGGTGTATTTTTGCACCTTACTTCTGCCATGAACAAGGTGCTACCCATTTCTCGGCCATCCACAAGGTTTTTGGCGCAAGCAATGCGTCGAAGCTGCTTGCTCACCTTCCGGTGGGTGATCGTTGTGAAGCCGCCATGACAATATCATATGAAGCTCAAGCCAGGCTTCAAGATCCCATTTATGGTTGTGTTTCTCATATTTTTTCTCTCCAACAGCAG GTGGTCAGCTTACAAGCACAATTAGATTCCCTCAAGGATCAAGCAGCTCAAAGCTTTCTCAAGGGCTCTGCTGTAgcaaaccctaatgagaaatttTATGGGAAAGCTCCTTCTCATACAGAAGTTCATAGTTGGTTCCATGAGCTAGAAAGTTCTTCAAACACTTTTCCACAATTCAATTCAAATCAAACCAATGATGCTGGAACCACATCATACTATGAGAATGGAATGATGAACTCAAATAACTCTGTTAATGGGAGTCATGAAAATTCAGtgaatatcccagatgaaaatGTCTCCTCATATGGCAGCTTTGAAGAGGGCACTTCTCATTCCATGTCTTCTTTTGACGTGCAAACCAATTTCAACAAGCAATGGGGTTTTCATGATGCTAATGAGCTTCAATCAGTGGCTTTCAGCTACATTGACCAGCATTCATGA
- the LOC108174283 gene encoding uncharacterized protein isoform X1, producing the protein MEFAKRFSKRLFHSLYFTQSCVKREEFYQRFVYSYVNRFQSQHSKAEKGGESDTSKKLKAVVPPQAADGISSYSSEDEGLVDGKEKRLELAWLPRVLEPALQLCRWALPTPAVSKIAGNGVGNKTPSTTRSVSEIIANIQRSKIGIEDWSLSDLTIGLFLIYLRQASVNPFEDVNGVQVSSDSMVQDLIYHSELAKGSYKDNTAALARNTMLRESNVLKFVKDSSVMRPGYYIGIDPRKKLVILGIRGTHTVYDLITDVVSSSDDEVTFEGYSTHFGTAEAARWFLSHEMGNIRKCLEKYKGFKLRLVGHSLGGSTAALLAIMLRKMSVKELGFNPEIVSAVGYATPPCVSKELAESCSSYVTTVVMQDDIIPRLSPASLTRLRSEILKTDWMSVIEKEDWKSVIDLVTNAKQVVSSVQDVARKLSDYAKFGSSKHSSDGPIIKKIPTPPGVPLNEREVTENAGAIKSGGAACKVPEELFVPGTVYCLKRNVDARTSSGGSRREYFTLWKRHPGEHFQRIVLSSNIITDHKCVSHYYALRDVLKGLPASDDEDEFS; encoded by the exons ATGGAATTCGCTAAGCGTTTCTCCAAGCGGCTCTTCCACAGCTTGT ATTTTACGCAAAGCTGTGTGAAGAGGGAGGAATTTTACCAGCGGTTTGTATACAGCTACGTGAATCGGTTTCAATCGCAGCACTCGAAGGCAGAGAAAGGAGGAGAATCGGACACATCGAAAAAGCTGAAAGCTGTTGTTCCTCCGCAAGCTGCTGATGGCATTAGCAGCTATTCGAGTGAGGATGAAGGTTTGGTGGATGGTAAGGAGAAAAGGTTGGAGCTTGCTTGGCTGCCCAGAGTTCTCGAGCCAGCTCTTCAATTGTGCAGGTGGGCTCTGCCAACCCCAGCAG TTTCGAAAATTGCAGGAAATGGAGTGGGAAACAAAACCCCATCCACAACTCGATCAGTCTCAGAGATCATTGCAAACATCCAACGGAGTAAGATAGGAATTGAGGATTGGAGTTTGAGTGATCTCACCATTGGTTTGTTTCTTATTTATCTTCGTCAAGCTTCTGTAAATCCGTTTGAGGATGTTAATGGTGTTCAGGTCTCCTCAGATTCAATG GTGCAAGATCTCATCTACCACTCTGAGTTAGCGAAAGGTTCTTATAAGGATAATACTGCAGCTCTTGCAAGGAACACCATGCTTCGTGAAAGCAATGTCTTGAAATTTGTCAAAGATTCCAGTGTCATGAGGCCTGGATATTATATAGGGATAGATCCTCGTAAAAAACTTGTGATTTTAGGAATCCGTGGTACTCATACTGTATATGACCTTATAACTGATGTTGTTTCTTCAAGCGATGATGAAGTCACGTTTGAGGGTTATTCAACCCATTTTGGCACTGCGGAAGCTGCTCGCTGGTTTCTTAGTCACGAGATGGGAAATATAAGGAAGTGCTTGGAGAAATATAAG GGATTTAAGTTAAGACTAGTTGGTCATTCTCTCGGAGGTTCTACAGCTGCTTTACTTGCAATAATGCTCCGTAAAATGTCAGTTAAGGAGCTGGGGTTCAACCCAGAGATTGTCTCTGCCGTGGGGTATGCAACGCCACCTTGTGTCTCCAAAGAACTTGCTGAAAGCTGCTCCAGTTATGTCACAACTGTTGTGATGCAG GATGATATTATACCTAGGCTAAGTCCAGCATCTCTAACGAGGTTGAGGAGTGAAATTCTTAAAACCGATTG GATGAGTGTGATTGAGAAGGAAGATTGGAAAAGTGTCATAGATTTGGTTACAAATGCAAAGCAGGTTGTGTCTTCGGTGCAAGATGTTGCTCGGAAGCTTTCTGATTATGCAAAGTTTGGGAGCAGTAAACATTCTTCTG ATGGTCCCATCATAAAGAAAATTCCTACTCCTCCCGGGGTCCCTTTAAATGAAAGAGAAGTAACAGAAAATGCTGGTGCTATTAAAAGTGGAGGAGCTGCCTGTAAAGTGCCTGAGGAATTATTTGTACCAGGTACCGTCTACTGCCTAAAGAGGAATGTGGATGCTCGTACCAGCAGCGGCGGCAGCAGAAGGGAGTATTTTACACTTTGGAAGAGGCATCCGGGTGAGCATTTTCAGAGGATTGTGCTTTCAAGCAACATAATAACTGACCACAAGTGTGTGAGCCATTACTATGCATTAAGAGATGTTCTCAAAGGTTTGCCGGCCTCCGATGATGAAGACGAATTTTCTTAA